In Phragmites australis chromosome 24, lpPhrAust1.1, whole genome shotgun sequence, the following are encoded in one genomic region:
- the LOC133907947 gene encoding U-box domain-containing protein 21-like — MSLLLSRRAAAKEDAPDVPPEFRCPITLDMMRDPVVGATGITYDRAAIEAWLLVRCTCPVSHGELRADDLISNHTLRRLIQAWCTANRSRGVERVPTPRANATPAHAADAVAEVESAASAGNAERCATAARAVRRLAKEAGRTRRCLASAGAARALAKAFTSFSDAAAASNVLEDVLAALVLVMPMDEEAIAVVGSSSASVAWLITAAANGDPRRRLQAVVVLREIVTCACNGGGAGVIDLSANVVAVVEVVVRTIRGSMCPQATKACLVAAYHLARADDGTATLLVAAGLVSVLIELLVDANRSTAETALAALDAALASSDGRARVRADALAVPVLVKKMFRVSDTATELVVSSLWRICRKCLDDDEDGTTAAARRLPVLEALQVGALQKLVLLLQVGCREETKEKATELLRLMVRYQARGECIDTMDFRGLKRRDNAILIR; from the coding sequence ATGTCGTTGCTGCTGTCGAGGCGGGCGGCCGCGAAGGAGGATGCGCCGGACGTCCCGCCGGAGTTCCGGTGCCCGATCACGCTGGACATGATGCGTGACCCCGTCGTCGGGGCAACAGGCATCACCTATGACCGCGCGGCCATCGAGGCCTGGCTGCTTGTGCGCTGCACGTGCCCCGTCTCCCACGGCGAGCTCCGCGCTGATGACCTCATCAGCAACCACACCCTCCGACGTCTCATCCAGGCTTGGTGCACCGCCAACCGCTCCCGCGGCGTCGAGCGGGTCCCCACGCCACGGGCAAACGCCACGCCTGCGCATGCTGCGGACGCCGTCGCAGAGGTCGAGAGCGCCGCGAGCGCTGGCAACGCGGAGCGGTGTGCAACGGCTGCGCGCGCGGTCAGGCGCCTCGCCAAGGAGGCCGGCCGCACCCGTCGGTGCCTCGCGTCGGCCGGGGCCGCGCGAGCGCTCGCCAAGGCATTCACATCCTTTtcggacgccgccgccgccagcaacGTCCTCGAGGACGTCCTGGCGGCGCTGGTGCTCGTGATGCCGATGGACGAGGAGGCCATCGCGGTTGTCGGCTCGTCGAGCGCGTCCGTGGCGTGGCTCATCACTGCAGCCGCGAACGGTGACCCACGGAGGAGGCTGCAAGCGGTGGTCGTGCTCAGAGAGATCGTCACATGCGCATGCAACGGTGGCGGCGCGGGCGTCATCGATCTGAGCGCGAACGTCGTGGCCGTCGTGGAGGTGGTGGTCAGGACGATCAGGGGCTCCATGTGCCCACAGGCTACTAAGGCGTGCCTGGTCGCCGCCTACCACCTCGCGCGCGCCGACGACGGCACCGCGACGCTCCTCGTGGCGGCAGGGCTCGTGTCGGTGCTCATCGAGCTCCTGGTCGACGCCAACCGGAGCACAGCAGAAACAGCACTTGCTGCGCTCGACGCGGCGCTGGCATCCAGCGACGGCAGGGCGCGAGTCAGGGCCGACGCGCTCGCCGTGCCAGTGCTCGTCAAGAAGATGTTCCGCGTGTCCGACACGGCCACCGAGCTCGTTGTGTCATCATTGTGGCGCATCTGCAGGAAATGCCTTGACGACGACGAGGATGGGACAACAGCGGCAGCGAGGCGGCTCCCCGTCCTCGAGGCGCTGCAGGTTGGCGCGTTGCAGAAGCTGGTGTTGCTCCTGCAGGTCGGGTGCAGGGAGGAAACGAAGGAGAAGGCCACTGAGCTGCTGAGGTTGATGGTCAGGTATCAGGCCAGAGGGGAGTGCATTGACACCATGGATTTCAGAGGGCTCAAGAGGAGAGACAATGCAATTTTGATTAGATAG